A genome region from Astyanax mexicanus isolate ESR-SI-001 chromosome 19, AstMex3_surface, whole genome shotgun sequence includes the following:
- the selenow2a gene encoding selenoprotein W, 2a, whose product MGVQVRVEYCGGUGYEPRYQELKRVVVAEFPEAAVSGFVGRQGSFEIEINGQLVFSKLETSGFPYEDDVMDAIQKAHDGKPVEKITKSQPPCVIL is encoded by the exons ATGGGTGTGCAGGTCCGAGTGGAATATTG TGGCGGATGAGGCTACGAGCCCCGCTATCAGGAGCTCAAGCGAGTTGTCGTCGCTGAGTTTCCTGAGGCGGCGGTGTCCGGCTTCGTCGGCAGACAAG GGAGCTTTGAGATTGAAATCAATGGACAGTTGGTTTTCTCAAAGTTAGAAACCAGTGGTTTCCCTTATGAAGACGAT GTAATGGATGCCATCCAGAAAGCCCATGACGGCAAGCCGGTGGAGAAGATCACCAAGAGCCAGCCGCCTTGTGTGATTCTCTAA